A stretch of the Bdellovibrio sp. 22V genome encodes the following:
- a CDS encoding DUF3987 domain-containing protein, giving the protein MVDYMDNFPSEIRVLPNWYPANSQGAPCAYSSTAGLLPVDPKVVGGMDYDTAIQIAELTGCFIGYYLTANDEYSCIDLDVKDAETNPGEPAKWTTPEQFANYRRIMEIFDSYTEVSRHGKGVHIWFKANIGKGCRRWGVELYSQERFMICTGKFLGKIKPVNSYILEAQQLAESLRDGDEPDYELIEFDATESDETIYLRARGAENAAKFIGLAEVGDWNNWGYPSQSEADLSLMSMFAFYTESNEQCRRLFRMTQLGLREKATKSNYHVDRLLKICRSRMAREAAQATADLEHGKALADSLIARMNAQYAAVGAAHIETEAEDPFMPEDVEPAVAARAASYVPMEWPPGFVGRLAQCFYKSSIRPIREVSIIAALGVMAGIAGRSYSIPRSGLNLYLVLLAQSGVGKEDMHSSLSMTMEALTRTENASPHAYSIFDITRYASGPALMKALATNPYKSCINANDEWGKTIEMLSSGKTPNGLDTLKQVMTTVYHKSAVSSTLGGTAYADKENNVQATGGVAYSFIAEATPDTYYGALDRSMMEDGFLSRFLCIEYTGIRPPRVKKPAAYLPDDVIFILKAIVANASLEVGKNSSTDVSSSPVAESILDAFEKECDEGVNGTDDDSKRQIWSRAHLKALRLACLLAVGDDYHTPCVQEQHARWAIELVKTDMRTMFTRVKDGSIGKSDDARIKKVIGLISEYYSQKLKPVNPVARANGIVTRADIQKRAYSYAAFSKMKGGNATVAIDQTMRAMLDMGYLVECDPKKMAELNLKGKCYTITETLINVINEDYLHD; this is encoded by the coding sequence ATGGTTGATTACATGGATAACTTTCCTTCGGAAATCCGTGTATTGCCAAACTGGTACCCAGCGAACTCGCAAGGCGCTCCTTGCGCATATTCATCAACCGCCGGATTGTTACCAGTAGACCCGAAAGTCGTGGGCGGCATGGATTACGACACTGCGATTCAAATTGCTGAATTGACAGGCTGTTTCATTGGCTATTATCTCACTGCCAATGATGAATACTCATGCATTGATTTAGATGTTAAAGACGCTGAAACGAATCCGGGCGAACCTGCAAAATGGACTACGCCGGAACAGTTCGCGAACTATCGTCGCATCATGGAAATTTTCGACAGTTATACCGAAGTTAGCCGTCACGGTAAAGGCGTGCATATCTGGTTTAAAGCTAACATTGGCAAGGGTTGCCGTCGATGGGGCGTTGAGCTGTATAGTCAGGAACGTTTTATGATTTGCACCGGGAAATTTCTCGGAAAAATCAAGCCTGTCAATTCATACATCCTCGAAGCTCAACAGCTGGCGGAGTCGCTGCGCGATGGCGACGAGCCTGATTACGAATTGATTGAATTCGATGCTACTGAATCGGATGAAACTATTTATTTGCGTGCTCGCGGTGCTGAGAACGCGGCTAAGTTTATTGGCCTTGCTGAAGTTGGCGACTGGAATAATTGGGGATATCCGTCCCAGTCTGAGGCTGATTTATCGCTCATGTCGATGTTTGCCTTCTATACGGAAAGCAACGAGCAATGTCGTCGACTGTTCCGCATGACTCAACTGGGCTTACGCGAGAAGGCAACGAAGAGCAACTATCACGTTGACCGCTTGCTTAAAATCTGCCGTTCCCGTATGGCTCGCGAAGCGGCTCAGGCGACCGCAGACCTTGAGCACGGTAAAGCCCTGGCTGACAGCCTGATTGCTCGCATGAATGCGCAATATGCCGCCGTTGGCGCTGCGCACATTGAGACTGAGGCCGAAGACCCGTTTATGCCTGAAGACGTCGAGCCAGCTGTCGCCGCACGTGCTGCCAGCTATGTCCCGATGGAATGGCCTCCCGGCTTCGTGGGTCGCCTGGCGCAATGCTTTTATAAATCGTCGATTCGCCCTATCCGGGAAGTGTCAATTATTGCGGCGCTGGGCGTCATGGCGGGCATCGCGGGCCGTAGCTACTCTATTCCGCGCTCTGGCCTTAACCTTTATCTGGTGCTGCTGGCGCAATCTGGTGTGGGCAAAGAGGACATGCATAGCAGCCTGTCGATGACTATGGAAGCGCTGACGCGTACCGAAAACGCATCGCCTCACGCTTATTCTATTTTCGACATCACGCGCTACGCGTCCGGCCCTGCATTAATGAAGGCGCTTGCAACTAATCCGTATAAGAGTTGCATCAACGCGAACGATGAATGGGGTAAAACCATCGAAATGCTTAGCAGCGGCAAGACCCCTAACGGTCTGGATACGTTAAAGCAGGTGATGACGACGGTTTACCACAAATCAGCGGTAAGTAGTACCCTGGGCGGGACGGCTTACGCCGATAAAGAAAACAACGTTCAGGCGACTGGCGGCGTTGCATATTCGTTCATCGCTGAAGCAACGCCGGATACTTATTACGGTGCGCTTGACCGTAGCATGATGGAAGATGGATTCTTATCCCGTTTCCTGTGCATCGAATATACCGGGATTCGACCGCCGCGCGTTAAGAAGCCAGCGGCCTATCTGCCGGATGATGTTATTTTCATCCTGAAGGCCATTGTCGCAAACGCATCGCTTGAGGTTGGTAAGAATTCATCTACTGACGTTTCAAGCTCTCCGGTCGCTGAGAGTATTCTCGACGCATTTGAAAAGGAATGTGATGAGGGTGTAAACGGAACGGATGACGATTCAAAGCGCCAAATCTGGAGCCGTGCGCACCTTAAAGCGCTGCGCCTTGCGTGCCTGTTGGCGGTAGGTGATGATTACCATACGCCATGTGTACAGGAGCAGCACGCTCGCTGGGCTATTGAGCTGGTTAAAACTGATATGCGCACCATGTTCACGCGCGTAAAAGATGGTTCAATTGGTAAGTCTGACGATGCGAGAATTAAAAAGGTTATCGGTCTAATTTCGGAATACTATTCGCAGAAATTAAAACCTGTTAACCCGGTTGCGCGAGCTAATGGAATTGTAACGCGTGCCGATATTCAGAAACGCGCATATAGCTATGCTGCATTTTCTAAAATGAAGGGTGGCAACGCTACGGTTGCAATTGACCAGACGATGCGTGCGATGCTGGATATGGGATATCTGGTTGAGTGCGACCCTAAGAAAATGGCAGAGCTTAATTTAAAAGGTAAATGTTACACAATTACCGAAACTTTAATTAACGTTATAAATGAGGATTATTTACATGATTAA
- a CDS encoding serine protease — MKKLCLMLFAVLAAAMLSACSHGDYSVDTKATDYSNLNFIGTPSALIGGISGSSTPLTESTSVTAKHAAHMLLKTSVKESSLCDVSVIAQSNSKSDIHKYNVANVGDNITIYGYSGFTGLPVSSKGRIVANVPASDCSYMVTTAGGVQGMSGGAVVNDKGEVIGILLGLDKKRQQVAILPVQKFIGMLPIAMRDQIKAENPDIFPKLASN, encoded by the coding sequence ATGAAAAAGTTATGTTTAATGTTGTTTGCAGTCCTGGCGGCGGCGATGCTTTCCGCTTGCTCTCACGGTGATTATTCTGTCGATACTAAAGCGACCGATTACAGCAATTTAAATTTTATCGGTACACCCTCCGCACTTATCGGCGGTATATCCGGCAGCTCAACGCCGTTAACCGAATCGACGTCGGTCACGGCAAAACATGCCGCGCATATGTTGCTTAAAACATCCGTTAAGGAAAGTAGCCTATGTGATGTAAGCGTTATTGCGCAAAGCAATAGCAAGTCGGATATTCATAAATACAACGTTGCTAACGTTGGCGACAATATCACGATTTACGGCTATTCCGGCTTTACCGGGTTGCCCGTATCGAGCAAAGGGCGCATAGTTGCTAATGTTCCGGCGTCGGATTGTTCGTACATGGTGACAACGGCGGGCGGCGTCCAGGGCATGTCCGGGGGTGCGGTAGTCAACGATAAAGGCGAGGTGATAGGTATCCTGTTAGGGCTGGATAAGAAGCGTCAGCAGGTCGCAATTCTCCCGGTACAGAAGTTTATCGGTATGCTGCCAATCGCCATGCGTGACCAGATTAAGGCGGAAAACCCGGATATATTTCCCAAACTGGCAAGCAATTAA